The sequence TGCGGACGAACTGCCGGCACACGGCGAGGCGCAGTTGCGGATCGGAATCGGCGTGCGCGATCGACTTGGCGTAGGCGAGATAGGACGAATCGAGGCGCGAGGCGGCATGGATCCGCGGCGAGGGCCGCAGGGCGCTGGGATCAAGCGGCGGGTTCGGCGGCATTGGCGACGATCACTTCGGCCAGTTCCCGCAGGGTCGGCTCCCCGATAAGGAAGAACTCCGCCCCGATGCGCTGGTCGAACGTGGTCTCGAACTGCAGCGCCATTTCCACGGCATCCACGGAGTCGAGGTCGAAGGAGGAAAGCGGCGCATCGGCGTCGATCGTGTCGCTGTCCTCGCCGGAAATGACGGCGAGATAGACGATGATCCAGCGCAGCACACGCGCGTGGTCCAGGGTTGCCTGCATGGATGCGCGTATCCGCTTGAGCGAGGATCAGATGCAGTCGCCGATATCACAGCTTCGGGCGCCGATCCAGCGGCACTCAGACACCTCCGCCCGGGCGCCGGTCGTCTTTTTCGCGAGCGTTGCTCTTATGTTTCCCGCCGGCGGTAAAATGCGCCAGAATTGTTTCCCAGCGTTGCGCATGCCGGGGCGGCAACGCTGGTTCGCAAAATTCTCCGGCAGAGGCCGCGCCGGGCGCCTATAGCGGCGGGATGAACGATATGCGCGGATCGGACGCGGGCAGTGGCCCGCATATACTCGTGGTCGACGATGACCAGCAGATACGCAAGCTGCTCGGGCGTTATCTCGCCGAGCAGAATTTCCGCGTCTCGCTGGCGGCCGACGGCAAGGAGGCGGAGCGCCGCATCACCGAGGGACGGATCGACCTTATCGTGCTCGATCTGATGCTGCCCGATGTGTCCGGCCTCGACCTGTGCCGGACGATCCGCACGCGCTCCTCTGTTCCCATCATCCTCCTCACTGCACTGAAGGAAGATGTCGATCGCATCATCGGGCTGGAGATTGGCGCGGACGATTATCTCGGCAAGCCGTTCAATCCGCGCGAGCTCGTCGCCCGCATCCGCGCCGTGCTGCGGCGCCTGTCCCCGCGCGACAGCGCGCCGCCGCCGCCGGCGTTGCGCCTGCGATTCGGCGGTTTCCTCGCCGATCCCACCAGCCGCCAGCTCTGGGATGCCGAGGGACGTGAGATCGTCCTGACCGGCGCCGAATTCGACCTGCTCCTCGCTTTTCTCGAGCGGCCCGGGCGCATGCTGTCGCGTGAGCAACTCCTTGACATCACTCATGGAAGAGTGCCGGCCGGCTTCGATCGCTCCGTCGATGTCCTCATCAGCCGGCTGCGCCGCAAGATGGGCGACGCCGGGACGTTCCAGATCATAAAGACGCTGCGCAATGGCGGCTATCAGCTCGCCGCGCGCGTCGAGCCGGCGGTTGAAGAAGGGTCCGGCGCGCCATGAACTCCATGCGCACCAAGCTCACCGCGCTGCTGGTCGGCTCCGTCCTCGGCGTGCTCGTGGTGGCGACAGGGCTGTCCCTGCTGCTGCTGAAGCCGCCCGATTTCAGCCGGGTCGACAATGCGACGGCGACGCAGATCGGCATGCTCGTCGATCTCGCGGAAGGCTCGCGAATGGCCCCGGACGAGGGCGCCTATGCCCGCATCGCCGACGCGCCGGCCGGCGGAAGGCAGATCGAGCCGATCATGGAAGCCGTCAACGCGGCCCTTGCCCAGCGCGGACGCGCCCTAAAAGTGTCCATTTCCGAACCGGCCGATTTCGACTGGCCGGTCATTTCGGTCCCATTGTCCGATGGCCGCTGGCTGATCGTCCCCACCGGCCTTCCTGTGCCCGGCCCGCGCAATGCGTGGGCCCTGGTCGGCTGGATTCTGCTGGTTGCAGTTGGCGTCACCCTGGTCATGGTGTGCGCCGTGCACAGGCTCACCGAGCCGCTTGCGCTGCTGCAGCGGACGGCTGACGCGATTCGTCCCTGTGGAAGTGTCGAACCCGCGCCGGAGAAAGGGCCCGCCGAGGTGCGGGCGGCGGCCCGCGCGATCAATCAGTTGGCGGCTCGGCTTCACGAGGTCATGGAGAGCCGCATGCGGCTGGTCGCGGCGGCCGGGCACGATCTCCGCACGCCGATGACGCGCATGCGGCTGCGGGCGGAATTCCTCGGCGAGGAAGAGCGCGCGGCCTTCATCGAGGATCTCGACGAACTCGATCGGATCGCCGACAGCGCCATCCGGCTGGTGCGCGAAGAGGTGGAAGATGATGCCGGCGAAGCCCTGCGCCTTGATGCCATGGTTGCCGATACGGCAACGGAACTGAGGGCGATCGGCTATGCGGTGAGCCTGGGGCGCACCGCGCCGGTCACCATCCGGGCACGGCCGGAAGCGCTGAGGCGGGCCTTGCGCAACCTGTTCATCAATGCCGCCACGCATGGACGACAGGCGATGGTACGGGTGGAAGCGCCAGAGACCATCGGGCGCGTGCTGATCGAGGATGAGGGGCCCGGCATTCCCGAGGAACTGCTTCCGCGTGTGTTCGAGCCCTTCTTC is a genomic window of Ancylobacter sp. IITR112 containing:
- a CDS encoding acyl carrier protein, producing the protein MQATLDHARVLRWIIVYLAVISGEDSDTIDADAPLSSFDLDSVDAVEMALQFETTFDQRIGAEFFLIGEPTLRELAEVIVANAAEPAA
- a CDS encoding ATP-binding protein, which produces MNSMRTKLTALLVGSVLGVLVVATGLSLLLLKPPDFSRVDNATATQIGMLVDLAEGSRMAPDEGAYARIADAPAGGRQIEPIMEAVNAALAQRGRALKVSISEPADFDWPVISVPLSDGRWLIVPTGLPVPGPRNAWALVGWILLVAVGVTLVMVCAVHRLTEPLALLQRTADAIRPCGSVEPAPEKGPAEVRAAARAINQLAARLHEVMESRMRLVAAAGHDLRTPMTRMRLRAEFLGEEERAAFIEDLDELDRIADSAIRLVREEVEDDAGEALRLDAMVADTATELRAIGYAVSLGRTAPVTIRARPEALRRALRNLFINAATHGRQAMVRVEAPETIGRVLIEDEGPGIPEELLPRVFEPFFRVDPARGAPMPGAGLGLAIAAQIVTRSGGTLVLENMALGLRQRIDFPAVCGETALSEAG
- a CDS encoding response regulator transcription factor gives rise to the protein MRGSDAGSGPHILVVDDDQQIRKLLGRYLAEQNFRVSLAADGKEAERRITEGRIDLIVLDLMLPDVSGLDLCRTIRTRSSVPIILLTALKEDVDRIIGLEIGADDYLGKPFNPRELVARIRAVLRRLSPRDSAPPPPALRLRFGGFLADPTSRQLWDAEGREIVLTGAEFDLLLAFLERPGRMLSREQLLDITHGRVPAGFDRSVDVLISRLRRKMGDAGTFQIIKTLRNGGYQLAARVEPAVEEGSGAP